A stretch of DNA from Desulfosarcina ovata subsp. ovata:
CAAAACTTTCATGCATAAAATCCTCCGTTTCTTTTATTATTGATAATTTACAATTAGTTTTTACACGGCGTAAAAAGCGTATGACTTGAATCCGCATTTCAACCGACCGCTATTTCTGAACTTCAAATAACTTTATGGGCCTGGATTCATCGAACAACTCTTGATAGGTCACCGGCCTGCTTGACCAGCTTTTTATCTGACGGTGCACGATGCTTTTCTGTTTCTTGATCCAACGCCTGTTTCCATCTTTGCGAGACTGGCACACCCCCTCGTCGCTATACCAGCATCGCTTGTCTACGTTTTCATCCAGTGGGCAAAGCGGAGCACTACACTCATCGAATCTTTCGCAAGAATTCATGATTCACCGCCCGCTTGCTAAGGCAAAAATAGTGTAACGGCCTACCCCGCCTATGCGGCAAAAGTGTAACGGTTGGTTCTACTATCCCGCAGCGAGACCCCGCCCCAAAAATCAATAAACCTACCACGCTACCCCGCCGCAATAGCTCCCGCCGGCAATCGTTTTTACCAAAAAGTTTTTGTAGGTTGTAAAGTGGGTATTGTCATGGTCCAAGAAAATGAGGAGAAAGCCCGGAACCATCACTTCCGGGCTTTCAGGGTGAACTCCGTATCAAGGCCGGATGTTCATTAAGTAAATTACTTTAAACTCCGGCCACTTTCAAGGCCGGATGGTAAAGCTGATCCAAATATCCTGTCGTTGGTGCAACACCGTTTTTTGTGTGTGCCGGTGCTGCTTTCGTGGGCATGCTTATTGTTGCGATGCATGCCGCATCGCCGGTCGTCTCCAGTCCCGTCGAAAAGCGCAGCGACGCTACCGTAAAACCGATAAAGGTAAAAAAGCCCACCGTCTTGCCGAAAACCGTCGTCGGCATCGTGAAATCGATCCACGTAGAAAAAACATGGATGATCATACTTCAACAAGCCCTTTTAAACGGGTTATGTTGCCACCACAGATCGAAATTTCGGTACCTTTTCGCCTCGGTTTTCGATGCCGCTGCCATTTTTGCGGTCGGCCGGGTGAAATTGTGAGCCATTTTCCACGCCGTGGTTATGGATGAAATCTTTTTCAGGATTTTTTACGCAGATAAGGAGGCCAATATCATGAGACGACGGTTTACAGGGGGAGAACTGTTTCAACTGCGCAATCGGATCCCGGTTGACTGGCTGATCAAAGAACAGCTTCATATCCCATCTAAAGTGATCGAAGGCATTTTTCGTTTTCTATGCCCGCTATGCAATGAATTTCAAACCGCGACCAACCCCAAGACCAATCTCGCCAGGTGCTTTCTTTGCGAGAAAAACTTCAACCCGATTGATTTGGTCATGACCGTGAAAGGCCTTGGATTCGTTGACAGTGTCAAATATTTGCAAACCCTTGTACCAAACAGACCGGATCCTTTAACGGACCAACGGTTGGAATTGAATCAACTGCTTGGCGATATCGGGAAACGGATGAGCATCGGGTGAACAGATGGCCAACAACCGACTCACCCAATTGGAGGAGATCATCGCTGCCAATCAACACCATTTTCACCAAACCGGTAAGGCATTAAAGCAGATTCGAGACGATCAATTGTTTCGAGATTTGCTGTTCGATTCGTTTGAAGGCTATGTCAAGGACCGGTGGGATATGGCCCGATCCCAGGCATATCGTCTGATTAAGGCCGCCAATGTCATCGACAATTTGTCTCCAATTGGCGACGGCATCCTTCCGGAGAATGAATACCAGGCCAGGATTCTAACGCGTTTTACAAAAGAGGATCAACGCAAGATCTGGCGTGCATTTATCGCATCCGGCATGGCGCTCACGGCTAAGAATATTAGAAAGTACGCCCATCAAACCCTAAAGGCCAAGCATGTCAAAAAAAAGAATGCGTCTGTGGTCGATATCATCAGCGCAGACTATAAAACGGCCGTGATGGCCATGCTGGAACAGATTCGGTCGGCGCAAAACGATGATTGGCAAACGACATCCAGACAAGCGGCCTTATTCTGGCTGAAAGTGATGAAAGAGAAAATCATTCGTCATGAAAGACAAAGACTTTGAACAACTGCCCATGGACGACCGTTTCCTGATCTTGCTGCACAAAAAGATCATGGACAAAACCGGCAGCGCCAAACGCAGGGCCAAAAAATATTACATGGATCAATACCGTAAGACCGGCGTCATTCCCAAACCGCTGCTGCTTGCCGGCCAAGGCATCATGGAAGGCAGAAAGTGCAGCGGCCGGCGCCGGGTCTTGACCGAAAAAATCCAAAACCGCTTCATCGAGATGGTCAAGGCTTCCAGCGATCCATCGGACGATCGTTTTGTATTTATCACCCGCCATGGACGAACCATCAAAAATTACCACGCCTGGCTCGAACAAGAGTTCGAACGTAGCATCTCACTTAGCGCTTTAAGGCGTTTTGCCAGGCAAGCCAACCTCAAGGTCTATTTGGAAAAACCAGACTTCGAGGAAAAGAACGATCCCAGCGTCTGCTTTAAGGACGAACCGGTCTTCGATTTGATTCAAATGGACGGATGCAGGTTTCGCTATTTCAAGATTCGATCGGACGACGGCGTTTGGGCCAAGCCCCAGGTGATCGAGTTTTTTGACACCGGATCGCGCAACATGCTTGTGCTTGACGCCTATTTTTCCGAAAGCAGTCTAAATTCGGTGGACCTGTTCGAGAAATTTTTGGTGAGCACCCCCTTTCCGCAAAAAAAGATACGGCTGAGACCGGACAATGCAAAGGGTTTTGTCAACCTGAAACGCCCCATCAACGAACTGAACATCAAATTTTCATTGCCAGGCGGATTTTATCTGCAACCAAACTTCTCACGCATCCATGCGCCCAAGGACAAAGCACATCTGGAATCATCCCATCGCAGCATCCATCATTTTGAAATGCGGATCATCAAGCACTTTGAAGACCGCATCGTTAAGACAGAACCGGGCTATATCTACAAAAAGGGCAAAAAAGGAAAAATTACCATCACCTATCTCGACATCGATCTTGCAACGCTGCGCCAGAGTGGTTTACTCGAAGCCTATCGCCGGCAGCACAATGAGCAAAAGCACTATTATTCTGTGAACGGTAAAACATCGGCCTGGGTGCCCAAGGAGAAGTTTGACGACGGTCTTGCCCAATACGAGTGGATAACGTTCAGTGCGGATGACGTACGCCATTTCGTCAAATACGGCTATGACAAGATCAACGCCACCGTGGGGGCGAAAGGCATCATTACTTTCAAAAAGCAGACCTACTATGTGGCCGTTGGCGCGCAACACTTCAGCCGCCACAAGAGCACCAAGGTGTATATCTCCGATCTTGGCGACAAGCTGTTTATCTTCGAGCATAAGGAAAACGGTATCCTGCTGGGTGAAGCGCTGCGCCGGGAACCTTACGAAAAGCCGGTCAAAAAGGCAGGCACCGAACCCAACGCGGTTGAATTGATCAGCGCTTTTCTGCAGGAGAAAAAGATGGCGGTGGACAGGCCACGACTGATTGACATCCATCTTCGGGGTTTGACCCTCGATGCCGCCCAAACAATCTATCGGCAACACCGGAAACGATATATCGCTTACGCGATCAAACTACGCCAGCCTGAAACCATCACCGGCAAGGCGCTTTTCAATGCGTTCATTTTGGATTGCGAAAGACAATTGTCAAACAACCCTTTGGCCCCGTATGCCTCATGCAGCGAAAACAAAGTTTTATAAACGATAAGCGCCGGGTCTCCTATCTATCCGCGGTATACAACCGGATCTACCGGGGACAGAGCGTATTGATCGAGGGCGAATATGGTGTCGGAAAAACTCGTTTCCTCGAACTGCTCAAACCCAAAAAACTTCAAGGCGTATGGGTGGAGTCGCTTTTCAATGTGCATGAAATGTTGGCCTCCATCCTTCAAGGGTTGAACTACGAGGCGGTGGCCACTTATCGGCGCACGCCCCATCATTTGAAGCTGATCCGCAATCTGACCGATTATTACATCATCATCGACGAGGCCAATGACATCGAAAAAAGGGTTTGGCCCTACCTGAAACGAATCATGGACGCGCACGTGCCCATCGTTTTGGCCGGACTGCCAAAGGTGAGGACATATTTGACCAGCCAGCATCCGGATATCCTCAGCCGATTGAAAACCTTGATTCTGTATCCCATCGTAGTCGAGGATTTCATCCTGGAATACAAGGATTTTGAATCTGAAGCCATCGAACAGATTTATGTGGCCACCAGGGGCGATATGAGAAAATTCAAGGAAATTTGCACGGATTGCCGCGACAAGGCCAAAGAACTGGGCCATAGCTTCGTCGATTTAAATCTGGCGGTCGACTTTCTCGCCAATCTTCATCCCATGTAGGCTCCAAAAAACAATCTCTTCCCTCACTCTGCGGCGAATCAGCTTTCTCCCAAGACCTGTTAATCTAAATCCCACATCGTAACTTTTTTTAACTCTCGTAAAGTCGATTGTTATTGCATCGTTTCTCTATTAACCGCTAACGCGCAGCGGCATAAGATGCTTCAAGGCCTGAAATACGATGAAAAAGTTACATTATTTTGCAACGTCCTAAAGGCAGCCAATGATCACTAACGCATTAATATATTTGGGATATTTTTTAAACGGGGCCTGAATAAACAGAACGGGAAGCGTTACACTATTTTTGCCTTAGCATTGATAACGATTCGTTCACTTGCCCGGAGCCCAATACGAACTTTCCTATAAGAAACGTTGAAAGCCGCAGCCCCAATGGAAAAAGGCCGCCCCGGCTTCCCGGTCAATGTGAAACGACAGGTTCGCTACCGGTATACATCCTTACGATGGCCAACTTTAACAATCCAAACTGTTAATTCTTCGTCTTGAATTGAATAAATGATACGATATCGGCCTTGACGAATTCGAAAACGCTCCTGGCCGCTTAATTTTTGAGAGCCGGAAGGCCTGGGATTTTCTGAAAGGGACTCTATTTTTTCGAGAATTCTATTTAATTCTTTTTTGGGGATGGATTCAAAATCTTTCCAGACCGATTTTCTAAAGAAGATTTTATATCCGGCCATCTTTTTTTAGCCTCTTTACCATTTCCTCATAGCTGATCAAGGGTTCATTGGCCCTTTCGTCGAAGGCTGACAGATCCTCAGCATCCTCTGCCAGGGCTTCTTTAACAATTTCATTAATAATATCAGACATTGAACGCGATGTTTCAACAGATTTAAGACGTAATGCCTGATGCAGGGCAGGGTCTAAGTAAATAGTTGATCTTTTTGATAATGTAGCCATAGTGTTACCTCCATTTAGTTCTTGAAAACACTATAGCACCATGACGTCATGATGTCAATTCCAGACAAAACAAATCTGAAGCGAACGGGGAGCTGAGGGGCCGGGCGGGGAAACTGATGAGCTATCATAAAAAAACAGTACGCTGTGATCGCCACAAGTTTCCCAAAAAATGCCATGGCCCGCCCGGTCTTGTGTGAAAGCTATTGTTGGCATGCTAATAAATGCATGCATCCAGTATGGACAGAACTTCAGATAGGAGTTCATCACTGCTACGTTCAATTCGTTTGGCACGACGAGCTCGAAAATCGACAGATTTAACTTGCTCAACCATAATGAAACCGGTCAGCTTGCTGTCTTTTGGTATAGGAACGTGGAAGGGAAAACCTCGCTCTGTGTTTGTTACCGGGCACACAATAGCCAAACCTGTGCTTCGATTGAATAGGTCCTTGCTGACAACAAAAGCAGGGCGTCGCCCCTTCTGCTCATGACCAGATTGTGGATCAAATGTGATTGCGATAATGTCCCCTTGCTTGGGGACATAAGCAGCCATTTACCAAGTCTCCTTGCCAACCGGATCACTCCAGTCGACTTCGCCGGTTTTGTAATTTTCAGGAATACGTGCGACAAGATCCTTGAGACTGTGTTTGCCGCGTATCTTTTTGGCCGGCGTGACAATCATAATACCATCTTTTATACTGATATCCACCTCGTCACCGACTCCAAGCTGCGCATCGGCGAGCAGGTTTTTTGTAAGACGAAGCCCTTGGCTGTTTCCCCATTTCTGAATTTTTGCAAGCATGCGGCCACCTCCTTATGTATATCCGAAGTATAGCCATGATGAACGAAGTGATCAAGGATTATTTTGGCCAACGCAGAAGTAAGGAGCAGCCAGGGGCTCGCACAGAAAAATTAAACAACTGGTGCTTTCCATGTGATTATTTATCAGAGCTTTTTTGCAGGTTCTGAAATCTATTTGACCAATAACCAGGCTTTCGCTTATTGTGCGCAACTGCGATTATTCGGATATGATCCGGCTCAATAGAGTAAATGATCGAATATGGAAATTTTGGCAATAGATAACGTCTAAAAGGCGCTTTTAGCGTACGATATATGAAAGGAGATTCGACGATCTTTTGGACTGCAGATTCAACAAGGAGGCGGAATCGACGCCCCAAACCTTCTTGACACTTTTCGTAATACATTACAGCCGATAAAAATTCGGCCTGAGCTTCTGGGTCAAATTTAGCCGAATTCATTTCAGCATAGAATCAGCTTTTGCAAAAACTTCATGGGCAGAAATGCCAGGGCGTTTGCCATCCTTGTAATCCTGATAACGACGCTCAGCCTCCTCAATCCAGGCCTCATCCACCTCTGTGAGCGCCTCTTCGCCGAGGGAACTCAGTAAGCGATCAGCTAAAAATGCGCGTTCTTGGCTGGTGAGGTTAAGTGCATCATGTTCTATTTTTTTCAATAGGTTAGACATTCGATACCTCCTAATCAAACTATAACTTATGTAAAATAACACAGTTTCGATTATTTACCAATAATTGGTTTGAGAATCGGGTAGCCGGGGGCTGTTTCCAGCCCCGAGCCCCCTCAGAACCGTACGTGACAGTTTCCCGTCATACGGCTCAAGCATTCATTAAGGCGTGCCTTTGCTGGGCAGCCCGGCCGTTTTCGTATTAAGTGAACTATGCTGGGCATGCTTGTTGTCCGTAGGTTCGCTTGAACCTGCGTCGTTTAAAGTACGTATCGTACTCTGGATCAAAGGGGTTAGCCTTTCCTCTGATCTTTGCATGCCTGACAATTCCTATGCTGCAAGCTCTGGTTGTGTGCCGGGCACGGCACACATCTTAAAAGTGAGCCAAGCATATCAGTCTGTTGGATCGCTTGGCAAGTCTTAGACCCAGCCCGATGGAGGCGAAGGGTGTAGCGACATGGCAACTGGGTATCCGGCAACGGTGCCTGGGGAGGAAGCCGCCCTGCTGCGGCAGGGCCGTCGCGAAGGTACGGGGTGACGAACAGAAATCGAGTCAGGCGCGCATCTGTGGGACCAGCCTGCAACACAAGGTTAAGTCCTCTATCCATCTCAGGCAGTGCTCGTATACTCGGCGCTTACGTACCGAAAGATGTGTGTTTACCCCGGGAGGCCCGCTGCATCTCGGGTGCTGTCGTGTGAATTTGCCGGTAAAGGGGAATCCGGCCACCAAAACCCCCGGCATCGTCGGAAGCCTGGCCCCTGACCGGCGATGAGCCAAACTCCATTATGGAGAGGAACACGAAACCAAAGGAGCCAGCGGCGACAGATCATTCGAGTGAGCAAACCGCAAGGTGCGCCACCGTGCAGCGGGAGTCAGCTTAAGGGCATAATGTAACCGGAGGAAACGAGATGCGCGAGCTACCCGCGGGTCAAGCGTAACAGGAGGCTCACCCCGGTGAAAGGCCCGAACGGTGCCCGGACCGAATGGCACGGGTAAATGAAAATGACCATTAGGAGACGTGTACTTATGAACATAAAGCCACAGCAGATGGAAATGTTTGTAGCGTCGCGGCTTGCCGAAAGTCTGGGTAGAAACGCCGGCGAGAAAGTTTACCAAAATCATCGGAAAACCCTTTTACCAGAAGCTTCATGTCGCATAGCTCTGCGTTCCCAGACTTTTTGACAAATCAGGCGTTGTCAGTTTATATGATGGGTGCTGCGATTGTCCCCATGTTTATTTTACTCAGCCGGTTTTGACCTCTTTCGATAGCTGGGGCCCTCCAAAATAAGGACATGCGCGTTGTAAACCAGACGGTCGGCGATCGCTGTGGCCACGGTGGTGCTATCAAATATTTTACCCCAGTCGCCAAAAGGCAAATTGGTCGTAATGATCGTCGATTTTACCTGATGCCGATGGCTGATGACCTGGAAGAACAGATTTGATCCTTGCTGGCCAAGCGGAAGATAACCGATCTCGTCACAAACAAGCAAATCCTGGGATTGATAGTGGTGGAGTTTTTTCAGCAAAGAATGGTCTGCCTCTGCAGCGATCAAATGATTGAGCATATCCATCGTCGAGGTGAAAAGCGTTTTGATACCGGCCTGAGTGGCGGCATAGGCGATGCACTTGGCCAGGAAGCTTTTTCCGTTATGTAAAGCTTTACATAACGGAAATTATGTGAAGCATTCACTTATGTAAAGTAATGAGGCGAATGCCCTTCAAATTCAGATAGTAGCGCATAATCACTTTCCATAATATTATCCTTGAAAAACCATTTCAAAGGAGAACGTTATGGAAAAAGCAACCATCAGGGAACTGATCGAAGCGGTCATCGGGGAACTTGAACGACTCGGTTATGCATCCGAGACCATCAAATTGTATCAAAGGCTGTATCAAAAATTTCTACTGTATGCGGATGAGAGACAGATACATCACCATTCCTTAGACGTGTGTCACCGGTGGCTGAGAGATACCCTCGGAATAGACCCTACACTTGTGGGCAGTGGGAATGAGCACGCTTACAAACGAAACTCCTATCTTCCGATCCGGGTGTGCCAGTGCCTGGCTGAATGGCAACTCCATGGATGCCTCCCGTTAAAAAAGCAGGGCAAACTTGCCGCCCTTGAGCTTCCCAATCAATTCAAAGATGCATATGATTCATACGTTACCCTTTGCTGCAAGGCAGGATACTCCGAAAGGGGTACCTACACCAGGCTCAATCGGATCAAACGTATGCTGCTTTTTTTCGACCAGCATGGGGTATCAAGTTTGCAGAGTATTACCGCCGAAAGAATATCGGAGTTTTTCCGCTCACAAATTGAACTGGATAGTCGGACAGTCGCCACCATGCTGACCGCAAGTAGGGTGTTTTTCCGTCATCTCTACCGAAAGGGGTTTACTGAAGAAAACCTATCGGACAAGTTGCCGGTGGTAAAAGCAAACCGGAAGTTCCGTCTTCCTCGCATATGGAATCAGGAGGATTTGTTGTCAGTTCTCAATTCAATAGATCGGGGCAATCCTGTGGGCAAACGCGATTATGCCATAATGATGCTCGTCACCCGATACGGATTGCGTTCGGCTGATGTGAAAACCCTGAAGCTCTCGGATCTACGCTGGAGTGAGAACGTGATTGAGCTCGTTCAGAGTAAGACCCGCAACCCGTTGAGATTGCCGATGTTGCGGGACGTCGGGTGGGCTATCATTGATTACCTACAGAATGGTCGGCCGCACTCCGAGCATCCGGAGGTATTCCTTACCTGCACAGTACCAATACGACCATTCGGTCTGAACTCCTGCGCTTTGAATGCCATCCTGACCAAACGAATCCAGCAGGCGGGCGTTAGAATCTCCAGTGAAGTGCCCAAGGGAATGCATTCGCTTCGGCATACTCTTGCCAGCGTGATGCTCGCAAATGATGTCGAGCTTTCGGTAATTTCCTCGGTACTTGGGCACGTCACTTCTGAGGCAACCAGCGTTTACCTCCATACTGACATTGCCAGACTGAAAGAATGTGCGCTTGACCCTGAGGAGGTATTACCCAATGGAACCACGTGAGGAAACATTTGCGCAGATCGTAGACGACTATGTTCAGGAAAAAAGGGCAACCGGATATCGTTTCGACAAAGGATCTCAGATGCTCCGCCGAATCGTTGATATCCAAGAGGAGATCGATCATGGTATTCCCCGACTCTCCCGAAAACTGGTAGAGCGGTGGATTGAAAAGACGCCGTGGGAAAACGAGACGAACAGAAGTCACCGGCTCTCCGTTCTTCGTGGTCTGGGGGCATACATGGTCCGTATGGGATATGATGCGATTATCGTTCCACAGCGGCTCACCCTTCTGAAGGACTACGCCTATACGCCCTACATCTTTTCCGATCGCGAGCTCGGCTCGCTGCTTGGTACCGTAGACCAGCTGTGCGCCACCGGCATCTCAACCCATTCGGATTTGGTCTTCCCGGTGGTGTTCAGAATCCTGATTGGCTGCGGATCGCGGATCACCGAAACACTGCAAATAGAAAAGAAGGATGTCGATGTCGAGAATGGCACATTATCGCTACGCATTACGAAAAACAGAAAAGAGCGGATCATTCCCATGGCCGAATCTCTTGTGCTAAGATGCCGGGAATATGTTTGTAACAGTCAATCCATACGTAGCTTCAACTCGTCGCGATGGTTTTTCCCAAACAAGAAGAGCATACCATACAATTCCGGAACCGCGTACGGCCTATATCGAAAGGCGTTACGTTTGTCAGGCATTTCTCACGGCGGCAGGGGGAAAGGCCCTCGTTTACATGACCTGCGCCACACCTTTGCTGTTCGGGTCCTGAACAAGTGGGTTCGGGATGGCAAGAATCTCACGACAGCACTTCCCTACCTTGCTATCTACATGGGGCATGAAGGACTGAAAGCATGCCAACATTATCTGCGGCTTACTGCAGTGATGTTTCCTGAGTTGATAAAGACCGTAGAAAAAAAATATGGGTGGATCATCCCGGAGGCCTACCATGAATGAGACTGATTTCGCCTTACATATCAATGGGTTTTTCTCGCGCTACCTCCCCGGACAGCGGAACCTGAGTACGAACACCATCACCTCCTATCGAGACGCATTTAAACTGTTCTTGGTATTCTGCGAGACGGACAGAAAAATGAAAGCCGACAAGATCCGCATCTCCGACCTCACTCCGGAGTTGGTAGCCGAATACTTGGCTTGGCTTGAACGGGTGCGACACTGTGGAGTCGGGACCCGAAACCAACGATTGGCTGCGTTCAAATCATTTTTTCACTACGTGGCTTCATTGCAGCCGGAGCACCTACTGAATTGCCAGCGTATACTTGACCTTCCAATGAAGAAGGTTGCACGCAAGGCGATGAACTACTTCAGTCCAGAAGGATTACACCTGTTACTCAGCCAGCCCGATACCAGCACTCCGAAAGGGCGGCGTGACCATGCGCTACTCGTGCTTCTCTACGATACCGCGGCAAGAGTCCAGGAGATTATCGACCTTCGTGTGCGGGATGTCAGACTGGAGCAACCCGCCACAGTCACCCTGTACGGAAAAGGTAGAAAGACGCGCGTTGTTCCTGTCACCGTGAAGACAGCATCTATTATGGAAGGATATTTTCAGGAAAAGGGATGGATCGAAAGATCCAATGCGTCTGATTTTCCGGTATTCATGAACAGCCGGAAATGCAAACTGTCGCGCGCAGGTGTCGCCTACATCCTGTCCAAACACGTCAAGAGCATGTCCATTGAGGGCAGTCACCATGTACCGGGAACGGTTTCACCTCACTGTCTCAGACATACAAAGGCCATTCATTTGCTCAGAAGTGGTGTTCCGCTGATCTATATTCGGGATATTCTCGGCCACGTTTCGGTGACAACCACAGAAATTTATGCAAAGGTGGATGCAGAAGCGAAACGCAAGGCGCTCGAAGACGCGTATGAAGTACCGTCACAGGATATCATACCCAGCTGGGAGAAGGACCGGGGCCTGATGACCTGGCTTGTGGAGCTTTGTGCTTAAAATGTTATGTAAAGTAGCTGGAGGAGTTATCGTTACATGGAATGAAATTGCGTGGGTAACTTTACATAAGCGAATGCTTCACATAATTCCCAACCCCAGGATTACCAATCAAAATGATGTCCATTTTTTGCCGGATAAACTCCAGGGTAAGTAGATTTAGAATTTTTGTTTTCTGTTTTTTACGGGAACTGTGATGGTCGAAGTCAAACTGGTCGACGGTGGGCTTTTCAAGCAGGTTAGACCGTTTAAACATCAGAAAAATACGGTTTTGCCGGCGCTGTTCAAGTTCGAGGTCAAACAAATGTTCGATGGTTTTCAGGCAAGGCCAGTTTTGCGTACTGGCATGTTCTATAACTTGATCCAGATTCAGCATGACGGCTTTTAGCCGGAGCTGTTTACACTGCTCTATAATTTTCTCAACCATCGGTTTGTCCCCTTTTCACGATGTAGGCGTCATAATCGGCCAGACAGGGTTCATTGAGGCGGATGTTGTTCAAGGCCTCGTTTTTCAACTGAACCGGCGGGTGATGATTTTGGGGTGTCATCTCCTGATACAGGATGTTTTCGATATACTCCACGCCGTAGGCGTTAAAGGAAGCCGCCTTGCTGATGGCGTAAAGAACCGAGGCCGATCCGTACTGATCCTTTAATGCCAACAGTTTGGCGACGGTTTTGCGGATCGTTTGCTTGGATTCCAAAAGGCCTTTCAGATACGCAACTGCCGGTTGTCCCATTGACGAGAAAGCGGCCACGTTTTTGTCATGCCATAGTTTTTGCTGCAGTTTCTTGACTTGGTCCCGGTGGTCGGGCAGTTCGATTCGCTTTTTTCGCTCCCATGAACGCTGGTGGACGGCGACCCTTTTCTGATTCAAATAAACAGATACCGTCGTCGAATCGGACTTGACCGTAACCGATTTTCCGATGACCCATGGCGGCGTGGTATAGGTATTGGCGTCAAACCGGACCGCAAAGTCTTTGTAGACTTTGACCTGGCTGGTTTCTCTGCAGTCGGGGAGCAAGGAGGGTAAAGGCCGGAGCTGAACTTGGTCAAAGCGATCGATGGGGCGACATCCAGTGCCCTGGTGAAGCCGCACATTGGCCACTTGATGCAGCCAGTCCCTGACCTGAAGGTTGGCATCCACGATATCCACAAAAGATCGTAGAGGAAAGAAATTATAGCGTAAATATTTGATGGCCGATTCGATCTTGCCCTTTTCATGGGCCGCCCGCACATGGCAGGCCACCGGTGTTGTTTTAAAGGGCCGCAGAAATTCAAGGAAGTGACCATTGAAGCGAATCAGGTTGCCTTTCCGTTCGGTCACCGCGGTCAGCATATTATCGACCACGATCTGTTTGGCCGTTCCGCCAAAAAAGGAAAAGGCATGTAAGAGACATTGATGGAGAACTTCCTGCTTCTGGCTGTGAGTGAATTCCACGTAGATCATGCGGCTGAAGCTTTCCACCACGGCCAGGGCGTAGAGTTTTCGCCGGGTTTCGCCGTAGGTGATGTGGCCGAAGTGCCCCCAATCGATTTGGAACTGCTCGGCCGGTTCCGATTCAATACGCAAAAAGGCTTGGCCAAACGCTTTTTGCCCGCGTTGTTTTCGCAAATAATCTCTGACGATGGTCACTTTCCCATCAAATCCTTTTGCGGTCAGATGCTGAAGTGCTACCGGCGCTGAGATGTCGGGGTCTTTTTCGAGCATTTGATGGATCAAATCGCGATAAGCATCGAGTTTGGAGGGCCTGCCCGGGAGGTTGGCTCGTTCTCTCTTCGGGTTCTCCAGATATTTTTTTACTGTTGGCCGGCTGATGCCCAATTGTCTGGCGATTTTGCGCTGCTTGTATCCCAAATCGGAGAGTCGATGGATCTCAAAAATGATATGGCTATCGATTTTCATTTCATACCTCCTTGAGCATTTGGCCGACAAGCGCTTCAAGAGGCGATGGTTTGACAGGTTGATTTTCAACCGGTGGGCTGTTCG
This window harbors:
- a CDS encoding CopG family transcriptional regulator, with the protein product MATLSKRSTIYLDPALHQALRLKSVETSRSMSDIINEIVKEALAEDAEDLSAFDERANEPLISYEEMVKRLKKDGRI
- a CDS encoding addiction module protein, translated to MSNLLKKIEHDALNLTSQERAFLADRLLSSLGEEALTEVDEAWIEEAERRYQDYKDGKRPGISAHEVFAKADSMLK
- a CDS encoding ATP-binding protein, translating into MAKCIAYAATQAGIKTLFTSTMDMLNHLIAAEADHSLLKKLHHYQSQDLLVCDEIGYLPLGQQGSNLFFQVISHRHQVKSTIITTNLPFGDWGKIFDSTTVATAIADRLVYNAHVLILEGPSYRKRSKPAE
- a CDS encoding DNA methylase translates to MANNRLTQLEEIIAANQHHFHQTGKALKQIRDDQLFRDLLFDSFEGYVKDRWDMARSQAYRLIKAANVIDNLSPIGDGILPENEYQARILTRFTKEDQRKIWRAFIASGMALTAKNIRKYAHQTLKAKHVKKKNASVVDIISADYKTAVMAMLEQIRSAQNDDWQTTSRQAALFWLKVMKEKIIRHERQRL
- a CDS encoding AbrB/MazE/SpoVT family DNA-binding domain-containing protein, giving the protein MLAKIQKWGNSQGLRLTKNLLADAQLGVGDEVDISIKDGIMIVTPAKKIRGKHSLKDLVARIPENYKTGEVDWSDPVGKETW
- a CDS encoding type II toxin-antitoxin system RelE family toxin, giving the protein MAGYKIFFRKSVWKDFESIPKKELNRILEKIESLSENPRPSGSQKLSGQERFRIRQGRYRIIYSIQDEELTVWIVKVGHRKDVYR
- a CDS encoding ATP-binding protein gives rise to the protein MQRKQSFINDKRRVSYLSAVYNRIYRGQSVLIEGEYGVGKTRFLELLKPKKLQGVWVESLFNVHEMLASILQGLNYEAVATYRRTPHHLKLIRNLTDYYIIIDEANDIEKRVWPYLKRIMDAHVPIVLAGLPKVRTYLTSQHPDILSRLKTLILYPIVVEDFILEYKDFESEAIEQIYVATRGDMRKFKEICTDCRDKAKELGHSFVDLNLAVDFLANLHPM
- a CDS encoding integrase — encoded protein: MKDKDFEQLPMDDRFLILLHKKIMDKTGSAKRRAKKYYMDQYRKTGVIPKPLLLAGQGIMEGRKCSGRRRVLTEKIQNRFIEMVKASSDPSDDRFVFITRHGRTIKNYHAWLEQEFERSISLSALRRFARQANLKVYLEKPDFEEKNDPSVCFKDEPVFDLIQMDGCRFRYFKIRSDDGVWAKPQVIEFFDTGSRNMLVLDAYFSESSLNSVDLFEKFLVSTPFPQKKIRLRPDNAKGFVNLKRPINELNIKFSLPGGFYLQPNFSRIHAPKDKAHLESSHRSIHHFEMRIIKHFEDRIVKTEPGYIYKKGKKGKITITYLDIDLATLRQSGLLEAYRRQHNEQKHYYSVNGKTSAWVPKEKFDDGLAQYEWITFSADDVRHFVKYGYDKINATVGAKGIITFKKQTYYVAVGAQHFSRHKSTKVYISDLGDKLFIFEHKENGILLGEALRREPYEKPVKKAGTEPNAVELISAFLQEKKMAVDRPRLIDIHLRGLTLDAAQTIYRQHRKRYIAYAIKLRQPETITGKALFNAFILDCERQLSNNPLAPYASCSENKVL
- a CDS encoding type II toxin-antitoxin system PemK/MazF family toxin, yielding MAAYVPKQGDIIAITFDPQSGHEQKGRRPAFVVSKDLFNRSTGLAIVCPVTNTERGFPFHVPIPKDSKLTGFIMVEQVKSVDFRARRAKRIERSSDELLSEVLSILDACIY
- a CDS encoding type II toxin-antitoxin system RelE/ParE family toxin, whose translation is MNSAKFDPEAQAEFLSAVMYYEKCQEGLGRRFRLLVESAVQKIVESPFIYRTLKAPFRRYLLPKFPYSIIYSIEPDHIRIIAVAHNKRKPGYWSNRFQNLQKSSDK